In Paenibacillus ihbetae, the following are encoded in one genomic region:
- a CDS encoding Gfo/Idh/MocA family protein: protein MNKFRIGLIGLGGMAQEHIRWMKAEHVYEFVAVSDVNGEAMARVGDQLGIEGGKRYVNYKGLIEDPEVDAVVSVTPNNVHADIMSACLQAGKPFLAEKPFTRVFEEAVPLLEMYEKRPVPVMIGFTYRYTPAFRYAREIVRSGKLGTVRHFSLQYLQGFGVPHQQIPYMWRYNKAITGTGALGDLGSHMIDMARFLFGEFEELTAQLQTIVPERRDPVTGAMAKIEVDDFASFQARMSGDVMGVFQTSRNAFGSGNQHEITIYGDMGTLHAGTLDPDHIVWIREEEGGQLARALVEVPAHCKVAQYADFAAVLRGTPADGVPGFMDGYRNQEVLDAVVRASESKSAVRLTAD from the coding sequence ATGAACAAGTTTCGGATCGGTTTGATTGGGCTCGGCGGTATGGCGCAAGAGCATATCCGCTGGATGAAAGCAGAGCATGTGTATGAGTTTGTTGCCGTAAGCGATGTGAACGGGGAGGCGATGGCGAGAGTCGGCGATCAACTAGGCATCGAAGGCGGCAAGCGCTACGTGAATTATAAGGGACTGATCGAGGACCCGGAGGTGGATGCGGTGGTCTCCGTGACGCCGAATAACGTGCATGCCGACATCATGAGTGCGTGCCTTCAGGCGGGAAAGCCTTTTCTGGCGGAAAAGCCGTTTACGCGCGTCTTCGAGGAGGCTGTGCCGCTGCTCGAAATGTATGAGAAACGTCCGGTCCCCGTCATGATCGGCTTTACGTATCGTTATACGCCCGCATTCCGTTATGCCCGGGAGATCGTGCGTTCCGGGAAACTGGGCACGGTCCGGCACTTCTCTCTCCAATATCTCCAGGGCTTTGGTGTTCCGCACCAACAAATCCCGTATATGTGGAGGTATAACAAGGCTATCACCGGTACGGGCGCTTTAGGCGATCTCGGCTCGCATATGATCGATATGGCTCGCTTTCTCTTCGGAGAGTTCGAGGAGCTGACCGCCCAGCTGCAGACGATCGTTCCGGAACGCCGCGACCCGGTCACGGGCGCGATGGCAAAGATCGAGGTCGATGACTTCGCAAGCTTTCAGGCCCGGATGTCAGGGGACGTTATGGGCGTGTTCCAGACGTCGCGCAATGCATTCGGCTCGGGGAACCAGCATGAAATCACGATCTACGGCGATATGGGGACGCTTCATGCGGGAACGCTGGACCCGGACCACATCGTGTGGATTCGTGAGGAAGAGGGCGGACAGCTGGCGAGAGCACTCGTCGAGGTGCCGGCGCATTGCAAGGTTGCGCAGTATGCCGATTTTGCCGCCGTTTTAAGAGGGACCCCGGCAGACGGCGTGCCCGGCTTTATGGACGGGTACCGGAACCAGGAGGTGCTGGATGCCGTCGTAAGAGCAAGCGAATCCAAGTCTGCCGTGCGGCTTACAGCGGACTGA
- a CDS encoding extracellular solute-binding protein, which yields MVKGLKLKAFPVKTAVSLLLAALLVFNLAGCSGGKEPAAESDAAFNKEGLPIVNEPVTLDVLTVRWGNMGDTFLQNQWLKDLEKQTNVKINWQIMSSNDWGEQKSIMLASGTLPDIIFGDIVFSDSDIVNNLSYFRPLDEYIDQYMPNLKAAMEETPEMKQMSTFPDGKIYSLPARLPSRPESSIQPIINKTWLDKVGLDVPDNTEELYQVFKAFKEQDPNGNGKADEIPVSGSGDISVDLYNPFGITDLNANSMMVVDGEPVFYPITENYKEAIKWAHQLYAEGLIDQEVFTQDNTMLTAKQQNPDVPLVGFSNQWVPDAVFGKWKDQYIAIPPIAGPDGKRYQGGEPGGLSLRRNQLLITTSNEHPEVSARWADQFYTNEASIQNFWGAIGTVIKKNDDGTYTLMNPPEGTSADAWYWEQSVRDFGPKYVSPSFERNIILDETTGDGLKLVIDKLGSDYVTTPFPNVMYSAEEFQELPTLTTDIDGYVSTTRAKWITEGNIDQEWDAYVNKLNEMGLERLLQIRKDAYKRYTSAK from the coding sequence ATGGTAAAGGGCTTGAAGCTTAAGGCATTTCCGGTCAAGACGGCGGTTTCGCTGCTGCTGGCTGCGCTGCTGGTGTTTAACCTGGCGGGGTGCAGCGGCGGCAAGGAACCGGCTGCGGAGTCGGATGCGGCTTTTAATAAAGAAGGGCTGCCGATCGTGAACGAACCTGTCACGCTGGACGTGCTGACCGTTCGATGGGGGAATATGGGGGATACGTTTCTTCAGAATCAATGGCTGAAAGATCTGGAGAAGCAAACCAACGTGAAGATCAACTGGCAGATTATGTCCTCGAACGATTGGGGCGAACAGAAATCGATCATGCTGGCAAGCGGGACGCTCCCGGATATCATATTCGGGGACATTGTGTTCAGCGATTCCGACATCGTCAACAATCTGTCCTACTTCCGTCCGCTGGACGAATACATCGACCAGTATATGCCGAATTTAAAAGCAGCAATGGAAGAAACGCCGGAGATGAAGCAGATGAGCACCTTCCCGGACGGAAAGATTTACTCTCTTCCGGCACGTCTGCCGTCGAGACCCGAGTCGTCGATCCAGCCGATCATCAACAAAACCTGGCTTGACAAGGTTGGATTGGATGTCCCGGACAACACAGAGGAGCTGTATCAGGTGTTCAAAGCGTTCAAAGAGCAGGATCCGAACGGGAACGGAAAAGCCGATGAAATTCCGGTCAGCGGTTCCGGGGATATCAGCGTGGATTTATACAATCCGTTCGGCATCACCGACCTCAACGCCAACAGCATGATGGTGGTGGACGGGGAGCCCGTGTTCTATCCGATTACGGAAAATTATAAAGAAGCAATAAAATGGGCGCATCAGTTGTACGCCGAAGGTCTGATCGACCAGGAGGTGTTCACCCAGGACAACACCATGCTGACGGCCAAGCAGCAGAATCCCGACGTTCCGCTGGTCGGCTTCTCCAATCAATGGGTACCCGATGCCGTGTTCGGGAAGTGGAAGGATCAATACATCGCCATTCCACCGATCGCCGGCCCGGACGGAAAACGCTACCAGGGCGGAGAGCCGGGCGGCTTGAGCCTGCGGCGGAACCAGCTTCTCATCACGACCTCCAACGAGCATCCGGAAGTATCGGCGCGCTGGGCGGACCAGTTCTATACCAATGAAGCCAGCATCCAGAATTTCTGGGGCGCGATCGGCACCGTTATTAAGAAAAACGATGACGGCACGTACACGCTGATGAATCCGCCGGAGGGCACGAGCGCGGATGCATGGTATTGGGAGCAGTCGGTTCGCGATTTTGGACCGAAATACGTCAGTCCGAGCTTTGAGCGCAATATCATTCTGGACGAAACGACAGGGGACGGCCTGAAGCTGGTCATCGATAAGCTGGGCAGCGATTATGTGACCACCCCGTTCCCGAACGTTATGTACAGCGCGGAGGAATTCCAGGAGCTGCCTACGCTGACGACCGATATCGACGGTTATGTCAGCACAACCCGGGCAAAATGGATTACGGAGGGCAACATCGATCAGGAATGGGACGCTTATGTGAATAAGCTGAACGAAATGGGACTGGAGCGGCTGCTCCAGATTCGCAAGGATGCTTATAAACGGTATACCAGCGCAAAGTGA